A stretch of the Homo sapiens mitochondrion, complete genome genome encodes the following:
- the ND3 gene encoding NADH dehydrogenase subunit 3 (TAA stop codon is completed by the addition of 3' A residues to the mRNA) yields MNFALILMINTLLALLLMIITFWLPQLNGYMEKSTPYECGFDPMSPARVPFSMKFFLVAITFLLFDLEIALLLPLPWALQTTNLPLMVMSSLLLIIILALSLAYEWLQKGLDWTE; encoded by the coding sequence ATAAACTTCGCCTTAATTTTAATAATCAACACCCTCCTAGCCTTACTACTAATAATTATTACATTTTGACTACCACAACTCAACGGCTACATAGAAAAATCCACCCCTTACGAGTGCGGCTTCGACCCTATATCCCCCGCCCGCGTCCCTTTCTCCATAAAATTCTTCTTAGTAGCTATTACCTTCTTATTATTTGATCTAGAAATTGCCCTCCTTTTACCCCTACCATGAGCCCTACAAACAACTAACCTGCCACTAATAGTTATGTCATCCCTCTTATTAATCATCATCCTAGCCCTAAGTCTGGCCTATGAGTGACTACAAAAAGGATTAGACTGAACCGAAT
- the ND4L gene encoding NADH dehydrogenase subunit 4L: MPLIYMNIMLAFTISLLGMLVYRSHLMSSLLCLEGMMLSLFIMATLMTLNTHSLLANIVPIAMLVFAACEAAVGLALLVSISNTYGLDYVHNLNLLQC; the protein is encoded by the coding sequence ATGCCCCTCATTTACATAAATATTATACTAGCATTTACCATCTCACTTCTAGGAATACTAGTATATCGCTCACACCTCATATCCTCCCTACTATGCCTAGAAGGAATAATACTATCGCTGTTCATTATAGCTACTCTCATAACCCTCAACACCCACTCCCTCTTAGCCAATATTGTGCCTATTGCCATACTAGTCTTTGCCGCCTGCGAAGCAGCGGTGGGCCTAGCCCTACTAGTCTCAATCTCCAACACATATGGCCTAGACTACGTACATAACCTAAACCTACTCCAATGCTAA